One window of the Zea mays cultivar B73 chromosome 3, Zm-B73-REFERENCE-NAM-5.0, whole genome shotgun sequence genome contains the following:
- the LOC118476634 gene encoding probable carboxylesterase 15 produces the protein PSSARYTSEPQRAELGSARAVLFSAFFGSVERVATESDPPAGVYLTVETIDQLWRMALPVGAIRDHPLANPFGPGSPSLEPLPLPPALVVAPERDVLHGHVWRYAARLREMGKPVELAEFAGEGHGFSVGPWSEARDELMRILKRFVNQGAALG, from the coding sequence ccgagctcggctcgttaCACGAGCGAGCCGcagcgagccgagctcggctcggctcgtgccGTCCTCTTCTCCGCATTCTTTGGCAGCGTCGAGCGCGTGGCGACGGAGTCCGATCCCCCGGCCGGCGTGTACCTGACGGTGGAAACGATTGACCAGCTCTGGCGCATGGCGCTGCCGGTGGGGGCCATCCGGGACCACCCGCTGGCGAACCCGTTCGGCCCGGGCAGCCCGAGCCTGGaaccgctgccgctgccgccggcGCTCGTCGTGGCGCCCGAGCGCGACGTGCTGCACGGCCACGTGTGGCGCTACGCCGCCAGGCTCAGGGAGATGGGGAAGCCCGTGGAGCTCGCCGAGTTCGCGGGAGAAGGGCATGGCTTCTCTGTCGGACCGTGGAGCGAGGCGAGGGATGAGCTGATGCGAATCTTGAAGCGCTTCGTGAACCAGGGCGCTGCTCTCGGCTGA